The stretch of DNA ATTGCAGCCGGAACGCCTGGTCCACGGACGTGCCGCCATAGAAGAGCTTCGTCGGTTCCAGCGGCCAGGCGAGAACGGTCGTGGCCAGCGCCGACAACGCGACCCACGCGGCGGGCAGCCGCAACCGCAGCGCCTTCCTGCGCAGGCCGTCCCAGGCAGGCGCCCGGCAACCGCTGAGCACGACGGCTCCGAACAGCGCGGCCAGCAGCAACGCCGCCGTCGCGGTCGCGGCGACCTCCGGCAGCTCGGTCGGCTCGCTGAGCCCGAGCCGGGCGATCGGCAGCTGCACGGCCAAGCTCACCACCGCCGCCACCACGGCACCCGCGCCGAGTTCGGCGCCGACGCGGCCGGGCGACAATCGAAACGCCGACGGCCGCGGTTCACCCGGAATCCCCATAACTTGATCACCATATGTGATCATCACTGGGCATCAACCGCGCAAACGGCGGCACGTTTCCGCCGATCAGTCGTACCGCGGCCGGTCCGGCCAACGCTCGCCCGCTGCCCCATCCGGACCGCACGGGCCATTCGACCAATCCGGCCAGGCAAGAGATCCGTCCGCCGGCGCCTACACGCAGGCGACCAGCAGATGCCTCCGCCCGAGGGACATTTTCGAGCGAACGGACCGTTCGTCCCAATAGATCGGGCGAGGGGGCCGTTCACTCCGCCAAGATCGTGCGGGAGTTACGGTTGCAGGCCGTCGGCGAGCCGCTGGAACACGCGTTGCAGGAAGTCGCGCAGCATGGCGTCCGCATCGGCCTGCTGCCAGCACTGGATGGAGACCCGCAGCGCGGTGACCGCCGTCGCGGCCAGCAGCCGCACGTACTCGTCCGGACCGGTCCCGATCCGCTGCCCGAGCCCGTCGCACAGCGCGGATTCCAAGTCCCGCGATGCCAGCGCTACCCTGCTCACCAGTTCCGGATGATCGCGCAGCACCAGCGCCTGATCGCGCCAGGTCGGACCCGCCATCGCGGTGTCGAGCGCGTCGTCGAGCACCACCTGCAGCACCCGCAGCGGCGACTCGTCCGCCGGGCGGGCCACGATGCGCTCCGGGGCGCCCGCGACCGTCGCCGGGTCCCACGGGACCAGCACCTCTTCCTTCGCGGTGAAGTAGTTGAAGAAGGTGCGCGGCGAGACCTCCGCCGCCGTGCAGATGTCCTCGACGGTGACCGCGGCCGGGCCGCGTTCCCGGAACAGCTTGACCGCGGCCTGCTGCAGAGCTTGCCGGGTGGCGCGCTTCTTGCGTTCGCGCAGGCCCTCGCCGGGCGCTTCCCCGGAGGCGCGCGAGGCGCTGCTCGGCGCCGTCGTCCTGGACATCCTGGTGCTCCCCTTCACGATCCGCCGCGACCGGATGCACGCCGGGCCGTTCATGGTAGTTGCGGCCGAGCCCGCGGCTCCGGTCGCACTCACCCCATACCGGACAAACAACTTGCAGGACTGCATTATTGCACCCGATGCAGATAATGCTAAGATCGGCGAAGTTCTGCACTGGGGATTCCGCCGCCGGCACCGCCGCCGAGCCGGCCTTCGCGCGCCGCCAACCGCGCGCCGTGAACGAGCACAAGGAGGAGCAGTGTCCGAGGAGCAGCCGGCGTCGCTGGCGCGCACCCTGGCGTCGGCGTTGTGGTTCCCGATCTTCTTCGTAGTCGGGTTCATGGTCTTCTACCTGCTGCCGTTCCACGCGCCCGCACCGCACGACATGCCGGTGGTCGCGGTCGGCGAGCAGACCGCAACGCAGCTGAGCGCCTCGTTCGACAAGGCCATGCCCGGCGGGGTGGACGTCAGCGCCGTGGACACCGCCGAACAGGCCCGGCAAGCGGTGACCGACCGGCAGGCGGTCGCCGCCTACGACCCCGCGACCGGCGACCTGTTCTACGGCAAGGCCAACGGCGCGGCGCTGATGCAGTTCCTGCAGAAGATGTTCGCGCCGGTCGCCGCCGCGAGCGGGCACGCGCTGTCGCTGCACGACCTGGCCCCGACCGCCGCCGGCGACGTGATGGGCACCGGGCTGTTCTACCTGCTGATGGCGATGAACATCCCGCCCTACGTCACCGTGATGGTGCTGCTGCGCGCCGAACTCACCACCCGCCAGAAGCTGCTGTCGCTGGTCGGAGTGGGCGCGTTCGCCGCGGTGTTCTGCTTCGCGTTCGGCGCGACCATCGGGGTGATCCCGCCGAATCCGCTGGTGATGCTGATCGGGTTCCTGCTGACCCAGGGCATCGCCTGGACCGCGTTCGGGCTGGTGCCGCTGGTCAAGCAGTTCATCCCGGGCGTGGCGATGACGCTGTTCGTGCTGCTGAGCATGCCCTCCAGCGGCGGGGCCATCCCGAAGGAGCTGGTGCCGACGTTCTTCCAGCACCTGCACCCGCTGCTGCCGCTCGGGCAGGCAGTCGACTCGATCCGCGGGGTGCTGTACTTCGGCGGGGCACGCGTCGCGCCCGGCGTCATCGGGCTGGCCGCGTGGTGCTTGATCGGTGTGACGCTGGTGATCTTCACGCAGCTGCGGGCGCAGCGGGCCGCGGAGAACGATCCGGAGGCGGTGGACTCCGCCGGTTCCTACGAGCACAAGGACGACAGCGGCGCGGTCGTCGACCCGTCCTTCGAGCCGCCGCTGCCCGCGCACCACCGGACGCTGGTCGGCACCATCAGCCACGCGGGCGGAGCCGCCGCGGGTTCCGCGGTGGTCACCGTGACCGACTCGGCCGGTGAGCAGATCGCGCGGGTGGACACCGACGCCGACGGCGGCTACGAGGTGCACGACCTGCCGGACCGGTTCGTCACGGTGGTGGCCTCCGCGCCCGGCGCGGTGCCCGCGGCCGGGCGGGTCTCGGTGCCGCGCGGGCGGAAGTCCGGCTACGACTTCGTGCTGCCCGCTGCAGAACCGGCCAAGGCGGCGCGCTGAGGATCGCCGGTCCGGCTCAGCGGAGCGGTCCGCGCGGTCGCCGCCGAAAGGGCGGCCGCGCAGATCGTCGGACTGCGCTGGTCCTGCCGCCCTGGTGTTCGCCCGGTCCCGCCGGCCACCCGGGCCTGCCGGTCGTCCGGTCCTGCTGATCCGGCCGCCCCGCTGTCCCTGCTGACCCGCCGAGCCTGCGGGCCCGGACTGATCGTCAGTCCCCGGCCAGCAGGCCCGTTTCCAGGAGCGCGGCGCGCACC from Saccharopolyspora sp. SCSIO 74807 encodes:
- a CDS encoding TetR/AcrR family transcriptional regulator, with the translated sequence MSRTTAPSSASRASGEAPGEGLRERKKRATRQALQQAAVKLFRERGPAAVTVEDICTAAEVSPRTFFNYFTAKEEVLVPWDPATVAGAPERIVARPADESPLRVLQVVLDDALDTAMAGPTWRDQALVLRDHPELVSRVALASRDLESALCDGLGQRIGTGPDEYVRLLAATAVTALRVSIQCWQQADADAMLRDFLQRVFQRLADGLQP
- a CDS encoding carboxypeptidase regulatory-like domain-containing protein; protein product: MSEEQPASLARTLASALWFPIFFVVGFMVFYLLPFHAPAPHDMPVVAVGEQTATQLSASFDKAMPGGVDVSAVDTAEQARQAVTDRQAVAAYDPATGDLFYGKANGAALMQFLQKMFAPVAAASGHALSLHDLAPTAAGDVMGTGLFYLLMAMNIPPYVTVMVLLRAELTTRQKLLSLVGVGAFAAVFCFAFGATIGVIPPNPLVMLIGFLLTQGIAWTAFGLVPLVKQFIPGVAMTLFVLLSMPSSGGAIPKELVPTFFQHLHPLLPLGQAVDSIRGVLYFGGARVAPGVIGLAAWCLIGVTLVIFTQLRAQRAAENDPEAVDSAGSYEHKDDSGAVVDPSFEPPLPAHHRTLVGTISHAGGAAAGSAVVTVTDSAGEQIARVDTDADGGYEVHDLPDRFVTVVASAPGAVPAAGRVSVPRGRKSGYDFVLPAAEPAKAAR